The Desulfuromonas versatilis genome has a segment encoding these proteins:
- a CDS encoding methyl-accepting chemotaxis protein: MKAGGFRLLEKRTIGMKMTLISLVGLVGFLTIAGIGYWASTFLSRSAQSVFLAQIQTRQQLAESADHALTLEAQVQALGKLNAGLISLQQAVVDGSNLRSKGITVEEIMGQAAALVRQAEVVREMPGADRAIPGTNGITLADQIIGNFSDVQVLLEYELPDLFALEPGTPEFVGRQGSMLVSMAKMYFFISRTLGELSENIHQGAARAQADFTRVSEEADRLTATAQASLASASGKAQNGLWIALLATVAVLFPLFVWFIVSMIKILKRTVAMAEDLGKGRVSARLEVGARRDEFADMARALNAFADNLEHEVVAALQAMAHGDLDIEVHPVDDQDQLRGALQKMAEDMNGLLGQVQGAAEQFTASSGQVAEASQALSQGATESASSLEEISASMTQLAAQTTQNAENATNANQLTSQAQGAADRGNEQMKQMVAAMAEIQQAGQNISRIIKTIDEIAFQTNLLALNAAVEAARAGQHGKGFAVVAEEVRSLAARSAAAAKETAELIAGSVKKTEAGSRIAGGTAAGFEEIVGMVTRISGLVAEIAEASRDQATGLGEINQGLGQIDQVTQQNTAYAETSAAAAQELSGQAAQLGQMLHRFKLKGQVGGEITKQAPAKPSPKQEAISWSSMAEAEPKAAPKRHPETFIALEDQEFGRY, from the coding sequence TCTCCCGTTCGGCCCAGTCCGTTTTCCTGGCGCAGATCCAGACCCGCCAGCAACTCGCTGAGTCCGCCGACCACGCCCTGACCCTGGAAGCCCAGGTCCAGGCGCTGGGCAAGCTCAATGCCGGCCTGATCAGCCTCCAGCAGGCCGTGGTCGACGGGTCCAACCTGCGCAGCAAAGGGATCACCGTCGAAGAGATCATGGGCCAGGCCGCGGCCCTGGTCAGGCAGGCCGAGGTGGTGCGGGAGATGCCCGGCGCCGACCGGGCAATTCCCGGGACCAACGGCATCACCCTGGCCGATCAGATCATCGGCAATTTCAGCGACGTGCAGGTTCTGCTCGAATACGAGCTACCTGATCTCTTCGCCCTGGAGCCCGGTACGCCGGAGTTTGTCGGCCGGCAGGGTTCGATGCTGGTTTCCATGGCCAAGATGTATTTCTTCATCTCCCGCACCCTCGGCGAACTCTCCGAGAACATCCACCAGGGCGCCGCCCGGGCCCAGGCGGATTTCACCCGCGTCTCCGAGGAGGCCGACCGCCTGACCGCCACTGCCCAGGCGAGCCTGGCGAGCGCGTCGGGAAAAGCCCAAAACGGGTTGTGGATCGCCCTGCTGGCGACCGTAGCGGTTCTATTCCCCCTGTTCGTCTGGTTCATCGTCTCCATGATCAAAATTTTGAAAAGGACCGTGGCCATGGCGGAAGACCTGGGGAAAGGAAGGGTTTCGGCCCGCCTGGAGGTCGGTGCCCGCCGGGACGAATTCGCCGACATGGCCAGGGCCCTCAACGCCTTCGCCGACAATCTGGAGCACGAGGTGGTCGCTGCGCTGCAGGCCATGGCGCACGGGGATCTGGACATCGAGGTGCATCCGGTGGACGACCAGGATCAACTGCGCGGCGCATTGCAGAAAATGGCCGAGGACATGAACGGGCTGCTCGGCCAGGTGCAGGGGGCTGCCGAACAGTTCACCGCCAGCAGCGGCCAGGTCGCCGAGGCCAGTCAGGCCCTCTCCCAGGGGGCCACCGAATCGGCCAGTTCCCTGGAAGAGATTTCGGCCTCGATGACCCAACTGGCGGCCCAGACCACCCAGAACGCCGAAAACGCCACCAACGCCAACCAGCTGACCAGCCAGGCCCAGGGGGCCGCCGACCGCGGCAACGAGCAGATGAAGCAGATGGTCGCGGCCATGGCCGAAATCCAGCAGGCCGGGCAGAACATCTCGCGGATCATCAAGACCATCGACGAGATCGCCTTCCAGACCAACCTGCTGGCCCTCAACGCGGCGGTGGAAGCGGCCCGGGCCGGCCAGCACGGCAAGGGCTTCGCCGTGGTCGCCGAGGAGGTGCGCAGCCTGGCCGCCCGCAGCGCCGCGGCGGCCAAGGAGACCGCCGAGCTGATCGCCGGGTCGGTGAAAAAGACCGAGGCGGGCTCCCGGATCGCCGGGGGGACCGCGGCCGGCTTCGAGGAGATCGTCGGCATGGTGACCCGCATTTCCGGGCTGGTTGCGGAAATCGCCGAGGCCAGCCGTGACCAGGCGACCGGCCTCGGCGAGATCAACCAGGGGTTGGGGCAGATCGACCAGGTGACCCAGCAGAACACCGCCTATGCCGAAACCAGCGCCGCGGCGGCCCAGGAACTCTCCGGGCAGGCCGCCCAGCTGGGGCAGATGCTCCACCGCTTCAAGCTGAAAGGCCAGGTGGGCGGGGAAATTACCAAGCAAGCTCCGGCCAAGCCCAGCCCCAAGCAGGAGGCGATCTCCTGGAGCTCCATGGCCGAGGCCGAACCCAAAGCGGCCCCGAAACGGCACCCGGAGACGTTTATCGCCCTGGAAGACCAGGAATTCGGCAGGTACTGA